The DNA region ACAGCTGTACATATACCAGTTGTTCCACTAGGTGGCGATCTCGTCGAGTGGTGAGCAACAGGAGGCTGACACTTCCACCCTACAGACTGGAGTTAGCATGGTTGTCTCCAATACAATGACTCATCAGGTATCCCAAATAGTATGGAGTCTGGGATCCTTCCCCACCCCCAGTATTGATGATTGCCTAGCAAATGCCTAATGTTGTAATATTTGTACATGTTCAGTTTTGTCTTTGGCTGTGGCGTTGTAGCAGACTTGTCATCCAAGTGAAAATATGCATGCTTGCTACAGCAAAGCTGTCTATGAgcgattttttttatttttttattttgtgtacATATATTTGTACAAGTGGACTTTTGTGcttgttattattttattttctgcagTCATGCTGTCTTAACACTTAATGAGAGTCATGAAAGGGGGTCGTGGTTTTTAGAGCTGAGACACACCTGTAACCTCATCTGCCGAAGAGGAGTTCTACCCTGCATTACCCGCCCCGCCAACAAGAGCTGGATTACCAATACCGTCAAGTTCCTCACCAGGGGTAATTCTGGATTATATGCATCATATGCAGTGATGCACTAGGGTGTCAAGGGACATAGTACATGAAACAATACTGTCACATGTCGCTGCCAAGACGGCAAATTCACCTCTTTGACGAGTGGGCCAGAGTGAAATCAAGGGTATTTACTTTTTTGATGTtggtttcctttttttcttaggTGTTGGTAATGCAGGGTGTTGAACAATCTCATCTGACTGTATatatgtatggatgtgtgtatatgtgtttgttttcactgtaacctacattcactatataaaggGGTTTATTAATGAATTCTGCCATTTTGCAGGGTCTTTCTTGGTGTTTTTGAACTCTAACATAGCAGTCAAAAGAAGTGTTGTACAGACAGAAAGAATATGTCGCAATTTACCCTCTTGCTTTATTCTTAAATGACTATATGTTTACATTacacagggcttaaagcaaggaaaATGTATCTGCCTGAAGTTAACAAGATGTCATATAGGCCTGTAGGCATATTGCCCATTTTCAATTCTAAAACAGCCCAGCCTATGTaatgcctgaattcaggcacagtGCCAGAACACTTTAAGCCCTGCATTACATTAATTTCATCATTGTAAATGTACAAATACAGAAAAGACAGTGACTGATACAATAGCAATAGACTGCCAAACGGTACACAGTTTGAAGGAATTGTGAGATCAGTAATCAGTTATCAAAACATAAAATCTTATCTGCTACACTATGATCAATTCAAGATCAATGTCATATAATACAAATCCATGTGTTAAAATCAAACAGAATTGGTTTCAATTCCATAGAGATCACCTATAATACAACTCAATTctaaaagcccccaaaaaatgAAGCGTGCATTCGGATTATTTTGCAGATCATGCTCAGGcctctaaaaaaaaatctttcatgTATCTTTCACACTTGATCTTCGTCTTTCTTTATGCCAAACCGAAGGGCACGCCTGGGCTGTATAATGGGTACATCAGAGATATCTGAGGACACGGTAGTGGTTCTTGTTATGGCCGTGCTTCCTGTGGACACACTGCGGAAGGTGTGGGCCGAGTGGTATGGGATTGCCCCTCCAAGGCCAGACAAGGAGGACCGACCTGAAGAAGTAGTAGATGTCTGAGAAGAGACACCAAACCCATCTATGGCTCTTCCTCTGGGAAAATATGCCTGCTGTTCCTGGTATGTGGTCCCTTTAAGCCTGGTATCAAGATCTGTGCTGGAAATGCGCTGCAGTGCTCCTGGGGAATCTATTCGACTGGTCAGAGATGGCTGGTATCTCTGTGTGGGAGGGGCAACAGCATCAGGGAATGTGTTCATGTCAGAGGTGGTGGTAAACTTGAGATATCTTTTGGGTAATGGCAGTCCATCAAGGGTGATGTTCCTCTCTTGGGTGGAAACATCATGATTTGAGTGGCCAGCTAGACCTGCAAAATCCTGATAGGAAACACTGGAGAGAGATGTCCTTCCCACTTGTTGCATGTCTACCAATCGTTCCACATTTTGTGTAGAACTATTTGTGTGAAGGGAAACTTCAGGTGAAACCCCTAACCTGGGTCTGTCTGGTTCTGGTTCTATGTTATTTGCTGATTTTCTTTGAACACTTGCATAGAAGTCAGAGGATGTCAAATGCAGAGATTTTTTGGGCTTTGACAGTTGGTCAACAGCGAAACTGTTTCCTCCTTTATGATCATCACCTGCAGTGTTCCTCAGTTCCTCAGTGCCATTTTCATCCGAGCTTGCAGAGCTCTGAGATGAAATACTTGGTCTAGACAGACTGTTTTGGTTTGCAGCAGTATTAGTTTGGACAACTCTGGTATCTTCAGACCTCATAATAAGCAAAGGCCTTTTTTTCACTGGTTGTGTGTTTAAAGATGGCTGAGAACGGGAATACCTCTGATCGGTTTCTGATACTTGCACGTGATCCACACTGTCCTTCACCCCAAAGGCAAGAACTCTTTTAGGCAGCGGTATTTGGTCCAAGTAGAATCCTTTCATCTTTCCCCCTAGCTGAGATGGTGGAGATGGGGGAGGGTGACCAGGAGGCTCAAACAGGTCACTCTTTTTGTCATTAATGTCAGTTCTGCCCAGGTAATCTGTGTTAGCAACAGAATGATCATTTTCATTTGAGCTTGCCGAGCTTTGGGATGAGAATCTCGGTCTAGAATGACTGGACACCTGAGAACCAGTAAGACCTGGCATAACAACAGCTCCAGATATGGAACTCAAACTTGACTGCCACTGGTCAGTGGAACTTGCTTGTGGTACTTGCACTGGAACTTGCTTGTGGTTCACACTATTCTTCACTCCAAAGACAAGAGCTCTTTTAGGCAGTGGTATTTGGTCAATGGAATGTCCTTCCATCGTTCTCTCTATCGGGTATGGTGGAGGGAGTCGTGCAAGTTTAGGAGTACTGGGCATACTTCTGTTCTTGCTAGTAATGTCAGTTCTGGGCAGATAATCTGTGTTGGTAGCAGAGTTATCATTTTCATCTGAGCTAACTGAGCTCTGGGATGAGAGTCTCGGTCTGGAATGACTGGATACTTGAGAACCAGTAAGACCTAGAACTTGTTTGTGAGCCTCTGTATTTTTAACTCCAAAGACCAGTGCTCTTTTAGGCATCGGTATTGTAGAAATGGTATGGTCCATGGAAACTCCTCCTTTTGTTTCCTGTATCTGGACTCTAGACGTGCTGATGTTCTTGTCAGTAATGCTAGTGTTGGTGGTAGAGTTATCATTTTTATCTGAGCTAACTGAGCTTTGGGATGAGAGTCTCGGTCTGGAATGACTGGACACTTGAGAACCAGTAAGACCTGGCAAAACAACAGCTCCAGATAAGGAACTCAAACTGGACTGCCTCTGATCGGTCACTGGAACTTGCTTGTGAGCCTCTGTATTTTTAACTCCAAAGACCAGAGCTCTTTTAGGCAGCGGTATTGTAGAAACGGTATGGTCCCTGGAAACTCCTCCTATTGTTCCCTGTATCTGGATTGGTGGAGGGAGGTGGATGGTTTTTTATCTGAGCTAACAGAGCTTTGGGATGAGAGTCtcgggtctgtgtgtgttggaaacTAGGAGGACTGAGAACCAGGTATGGTCCAGCTGAAACTCCTCCTATTGTTCCCTGCTTCTGTTCTTGTCAGTAATGCTAGTGTTGGTGGCAGAGTTATCATTTTCATCTGAGCTGACAGAGCTTTGGGATGAGAGTCTCGGTCTAGAATGACTGGACACTTGAGAACCAGTAAGACCCGGCATAACAACAGCTCCAGATAAGGAACTCAAACTGGACTGCCTCTGATCTGTCACTGGAAATTGCATGTCAGCCTCTGTATTTTTAACTCCAAAGACCAGAGCTCTTTTAGGCATCGGTATTGTAGAAATGGTATGGTCCATGGAAACTCCTCCTATTGTTCCCTGTATCTGGATTGGTGGAGGAGGTGCTGTGTATTTAGGAACTCTAGACGTGCTGCTGTTCTTGTCAGTAATGCTAGTGTTGGTGGCAGAGTTATCATTTTCATCTGAGCTAACTGAGCTTTGGGATGAGAGTCTCGGTCTGGAATGACTGGACACTTGAGAACCAATAAGACCTGGAACTTGCTTGTGAGCCTCCGTATTTTTAACTCCAAAGACCAGAGCTCTTTTAGGTAGCGGTATTGTAGAAATGGTATGGTCCATGGAAACTCCTCCTATTGTTCCCTGTATCTGGATTGGTGGAGGAGGTGCGGCGTGTTTAGGAGGACTGGGCATGCTGCTGTTCTTGTCAGTAATGCTAGTGTTGGTGGCAGAGTTATCATTTTCATCTGAGCTAACTGAGCTTTGGGATGAGAGTCTCGGTCTGGAATGACTGGACACTTGAGAACCAGTAAGACCTGGCAAAACAACAGCTCCAGATAAGGAACTCAAACTGGACTGCCTCTGATCGGTCACTGGAACTTGCTTGTGAGCCTCTGTATTTTTAACTCCAAAGACCAGAGCTCTTTTAGGCAGCGGTATTGTAGAAATGGTATGGTCCATGGAAACTCCTCCTATTGTTCCCTGTATCTGGATTGGTGGagtggatggtgtgtgtttaGGAGGACTGGGCATGCTTCTGTTCTTGTTAGGAATATCATTTCTGTGCAGGTAATCGGAATGGGTGGAGGAGTTATCATTTTCATTTGAGCTAACTGAGCTTTGGGATGAGAGTCTCGGTCTAGAATGACTAGACACTTGAGAACCAATAAGACCTGGAACTTGCTTGTGAGCCTCTGTATTTTTAATCCCAAAGACCAGAGCTCTTTTAGGCAGCGGTATTGTAGAAATGGTATGGTCCATGGAAACACCTCCTATTGTTCCCTGTATCTGGATTGGTGGagtggatggtgtgtgtttaGGAACTCTAGACGTGCTGCTGTTCTTGTCAGTAATGCTAGTGTTGGTGGCAGAGTTATCATTTTCATCTGAGCTGACAGAGCTTTGGGATGAGAGTCTCGGTCTAGAATGACTGGACACTTGAGAACCAGTAAGACCCGGCATAACAGCTCCAGATAAGGAACTCAAACTGGACTGCCTCTGATCTGTCACTGGAAATTGCTTGTGAGCCTCTGTATTTTTAACTCCAAAGACCAGAGCTCTTTTAGGCATCGGTATTGTAGAAATGGTATGGTCCATGGAAACTCCTCCTATTGTTCCCTGTATCTGGATTGGTGGAGGAGGTGCTGTGTATTTAGGAACTCTAGGCGTGCTGCTGTTCTTGTCAGTAATTTGTTGGTGGCAGAGTTATCATTTTCATCTGAGCTAACTGAGCTTTGGGATGAGAGTCTCGGTCTGGAATGACTGGACACTTGAGAACCAATAAGACCTGGAACTTGCTTGTGAGCCTCCATTTTTTAACTCCAAAGACCAGAGCTCTTTTTAGGTAAAAAAAGTATGGTCCATGGAAACTCCTCCTATTGTTCCCTGTATCTGGATTGGTGGAGGGGGTGCGGTGTGTTTAGGAGGTCTGGGCTTGCTGCTGTTCTTGTCAGTAATGCTAGTGTTGGTGGCAGAGTTATCATTTTCATCTGAGCTGACAGAGCTTTGGGATGAGAGTCTCGGTCTGGAATGACTGGACACTTGAGAACCAGTAAGACCCGGCAAAACAACAGCCCCAGATAAGGAACTCAAACTGGACTGCCTCTGATCGGTCACTGGAACTTGCTTGTGAGCCTCTGTATTTTTAACTCCAAAGACCAGAGCTCTTTTAGGCAGCGGTATTGTAGAAATGGTATGGTCCATGGAAACTCCTCCTATTGTTCCCTGTATCTGGATTGGTGGagtggatggtgtgtgtttaGGAGGACTGGGCATGCTTCTGTTCTTGTTAGGAATATCAGTTCTGTGCAGGTAATTGGAATGGGTGGAGGAGTTATCATTTTCATTTGAGCTAACTGAGCTTTGGGATGAGAGTCTCGGTCTAGAATGACTAGACACTTGAGAACCAATAAGACCTGGAACTTGCTTGTGAGCCTCTGTATTTTTAATCCCAAAGACCAGAGCTCTTTTAGGCAGCGGTATTGTAGAAATGGTATGGTCCATGGAAACATCTCCTATTGTTCCCCTGTATCTGGATTGGTGGAGGAGATGGTGTTGTTTAGGAACTCTAGGCGTGCTGCTGTTCTTGTCAGTAATGCTAGTGTTGGTGGCAGAGTTATCATTTTCATCTGAGCTGACAGAGCTTTGGGATGAGAGTCTCGGTCTGGAATGACTGGACACTTGAGAACCAGTAAGACCCGGCAAAACAACAGCCCCAGATAAGGAACTCAAACTGGACTGCCTCTGATCTGTCACTGGAAATTGCTTGTGAGCCTCTGTATTTTTTAACTCCAAAGACCAGAGCTCTTTTAGGCATCGGTATTGTAGAAATGGTATGGTCCATGGAAACTCCTCCTATTGTTCCCTGTATCTGGATTGGTGGagtggatggtgtgtgtttaGGAGGACTGGGCGTGCTTCTGTTCTTGCTAGTAATATCAGTTCTGTGCAGGTAATCGGAATGGGTGGAGGAGTTATCATTTTCATTTGAGCTAACTGAGCTTTGGGATGAGAGTCTCGGTCTAGAATGACTGGACACTTGAGAACCAATAAGACCTGGAACTTGCTTGTGAGCCTCCGTATTTTTAACTCCAAAGACCAGAGCTCTTTTAGGTAGCGGTATTGTAGAAATGGTATGGTCCATGGAAACTCCTCCTATTGTTCCCTGTATCTGGATTGGTGGAGGAGGTGCGGCGTGTTTAGGAGGACTGGGCGTGCTGCTGTTCTTGTCAGTAATGCTAGTGTTGGTGGCAGAGTTATCATTTTCATCTGAGCTAACTGAGCTTTGGGATGAGAGTCTCGGTCTGGAATGACTGGACACTTGAGAACCAGTAAGACCTGGCAAAACAACAGCTCCAGATAAGGAACTCAAACTGGACTGCCTCTGATCGGTCACTGGAACTTGCTTGTGGTTCACACTATTCTTCACTCCAAAGACAAGAGCTCTTTTAGGCAGTGGTATTTGGTCAAGAGAAATCCTTTCCATGGTTCCCACTATCCTGAATGGTGGGGGGGATGGTGCCTGTCTACGAGTCTGAGACATGCTAATGTTCTTGTCAGTAATGCTAGTGTTGGTAGCAGAGTAGTCATTTTCATCTGAGCTCACAGAGCTTTGGTATGAGAGTCTCGGTCTAGATTGATTGGACACTTCAGAACCAGTAAGACCTGGCTGAAATGGTGGACGTGGTGGTTGGTGGCCTGGAGGCCCAGAACTACTTTTAATGCCAGTAATATCAGCTGTCTCCAAGTCATCTGTGTTGGTGGCAGAACTGTCAAAATTTATGTTGAGGACTTTGCCTGGGCGTTTGATGGGCAGATCACTTGAGGCACTGAGAGATGATGTATCTATGATAATCGGTCTACTCTCTATGTCAGGCATTGACAACCCTTTTTTTATGCTAGTCTGAGGCCGATACCTCTTTgggtcctcctcatcctcactgCTTAGACTTGCCCTTTCAGAGTGTGACTCACTGGTAGAGTGGATAATTGGTCTCCTCCTATAGACAGGATGAACATGGTATTTCTTTGGTTCCTCTTCATCTTCGCTGCTAGAAAATTCATCAGGTCTTGCTGGATAAGTTGGCAGTTGTGGGACCTCTGGCCTTATTTGACTGACAGGATCTTCTGCTGTGAAAACTGGCCCCTCATCAAATGACTCCTGGTCTGAACTGTCATGAATGATGGTGAACTTTATGTTCTCTGGTTCTAATAAAATGGTGTCTATTCTCGGTCGGTAGTCGTCTGGCCTTGAGGAGGCAACTGTGGTATCTGTCTGGAAGGGAATTACATTTCCTATGTCCAGagtcttctcttcctcttcttcttcctcttcctctgggTTCACTGTGTATTCTGTTGGCTCATCTCCACTGTCTACACTGTCAGTAGAGGAACTACGCCTTGATATCTCATCATATCCCTTATTGACTGGCACCTTGTCTTCATCCGCTTGCACCTCAAGTGGCTTTGGCTGTGGTAGAGCAACATCGATGTCACTGTCTGCAGTTGGTGGCACCCCTATCACCTCAACTGGTTGGCTGTGTGATTTTTCTTGTGTGCTTGATCGTTCAGATCCATCAGTGAAGGAAAAGCTCTCCCGCTGTCATTCCACAGGTCTGGATCCAAGGGATTTGATTGTTCTTTGTTCTCTTCCA from Alosa alosa isolate M-15738 ecotype Scorff River chromosome 9, AALO_Geno_1.1, whole genome shotgun sequence includes:
- the LOC125300280 gene encoding uncharacterized protein LOC125300280, which codes for MDHTISTIPMPKRALVFGVKNTEAHKQFPVTDQRQSSLSSLSGAVMPGLTGSQVSSHSRPRLSSQSSVSSDENDNSATNTSITDKNSSTSRVPKHTPSTPPIQIQGTIGGVSMDHTISTIPLPKRALVFGVKNTEAHKQVPVTDQRQSSLSSLSGAVVLPGLTGSQVSSHSRPRLSSQSSVSSDENDNSATNTSITDKNSSMPSPPKHAAPPPPIQIQGTIGGVSMDHTISTIPLPKRALVFGVKNTEAHKQVPGLIGSQVSSHSRPRLSSQSSVSSDENDNSATNTSITDKNSSTSRVPKYTAPPPPIQIQGTIGGVSMDHTISTIPMPKRALVFGVKNTEADMQFPVTDQRQSNYLGRTDINDKKSDLFEPPGHPPPSPPSQLGGKMKGFYLDQIPLPKRVLAFGVKDSVDHVQRYQPSLTSRIDSPGALQRISSTDLDTRLKGTTYQEQQAYFPRGRAIDGFGVSSQTSTTSSGRSSLSGLGGAIPYHSAHTFRSVSTGSTAITRTTTVSSDISDVPIIQPRRALRFGIKKDEDQV